A single window of Hyla sarda isolate aHylSar1 chromosome 2, aHylSar1.hap1, whole genome shotgun sequence DNA harbors:
- the LOC130358839 gene encoding N6-adenosine-methyltransferase TMT1A-like isoform X2, with translation MAVLIFLLQFLAAVIFLPLHILSYLGLWDPFVKKLFPHFLTRFTESYNKLMDDEKRKLFKNMSDFSGPSKELRLLELGCGTGANFKHYPSGCKVTCLDINPNFQNFLSESQAKNEHLIYESFVVASADNMTSVADSSMDVVVCTLLACSVPNIPAVLKEVKRVLRKKVLNSSWKLIFDGCSIRRTTWKDLENAKFSEMNLRHINAPVPMKLIRPHIIGYAVK, from the exons ATGGCTGTGCTCATATTCCTTCTGCAGTTCCTTGCAGCTGTCATCTTTCTTCCTCTTCACATCCTTAGTTATCTTGGCCTCTGGGATCCGTTTGTTAAGAAATTGTTTCCTCACTTCCTTACCAGATTCACAGAATCGTACAACAAACTGATGGATGATGAGAAAAGAAAACTCttcaaaaacatgtcagacttttCAGGCCCCTCCAAAGAACTCAGGCTCTTAGAGCTTGGCTGTGGCACAGGTGCCAACTTCAAGCATTACCCAAGTGGCTGCAAAGTGACCTGCCTGGATATCAACCCAAATTTCCAGAACTTCCTGAGCGAAAGCCAAGCTAAAAATGAGCATCTTATATACGAGAGCTTCGTGGTAGCCTCTGCTGACAACATGACATCTGTGGCTGACAGCTCTATGGATGTGGTTGTGTGCACTTTGCTGGCTTGTTCTGTGCCTAACATACCGGCTGTACTGAAGGAAGTCAAGAGGGTTCTTCGGAAG AAAGTCCTTAATTCCTCCTGGAAGCTGATATTTGATGGATGTAGCATAAGAAGGACCACATGGAAAGACCTGGAGAATGCTAAATTCTCAGAGATGAACCTGCGTCACATAAATGCCCCCGTACCTATGAAGCTTATTAGGCCTCATATTATTGGATATGCTgtgaaataa
- the LOC130358839 gene encoding N6-adenosine-methyltransferase TMT1A-like isoform X1, translating into MAVLIFLLQFLAAVIFLPLHILSYLGLWDPFVKKLFPHFLTRFTESYNKLMDDEKRKLFKNMSDFSGPSKELRLLELGCGTGANFKHYPSGCKVTCLDINPNFQNFLSESQAKNEHLIYESFVVASADNMTSVADSSMDVVVCTLLACSVPNIPAVLKEVKRVLRKGGAFYFIEHVADVDESSWICFFQKVLNSSWKLIFDGCSIRRTTWKDLENAKFSEMNLRHINAPVPMKLIRPHIIGYAVK; encoded by the exons ATGGCTGTGCTCATATTCCTTCTGCAGTTCCTTGCAGCTGTCATCTTTCTTCCTCTTCACATCCTTAGTTATCTTGGCCTCTGGGATCCGTTTGTTAAGAAATTGTTTCCTCACTTCCTTACCAGATTCACAGAATCGTACAACAAACTGATGGATGATGAGAAAAGAAAACTCttcaaaaacatgtcagacttttCAGGCCCCTCCAAAGAACTCAGGCTCTTAGAGCTTGGCTGTGGCACAGGTGCCAACTTCAAGCATTACCCAAGTGGCTGCAAAGTGACCTGCCTGGATATCAACCCAAATTTCCAGAACTTCCTGAGCGAAAGCCAAGCTAAAAATGAGCATCTTATATACGAGAGCTTCGTGGTAGCCTCTGCTGACAACATGACATCTGTGGCTGACAGCTCTATGGATGTGGTTGTGTGCACTTTGCTGGCTTGTTCTGTGCCTAACATACCGGCTGTACTGAAGGAAGTCAAGAGGGTTCTTCGGAAG gggggaGCTTTCTACTTCATAGAACATGTGGCCGATGTTGATGAATCCAGCTGGATTTGTTTTTTTCAGAAAGTCCTTAATTCCTCCTGGAAGCTGATATTTGATGGATGTAGCATAAGAAGGACCACATGGAAAGACCTGGAGAATGCTAAATTCTCAGAGATGAACCTGCGTCACATAAATGCCCCCGTACCTATGAAGCTTATTAGGCCTCATATTATTGGATATGCTgtgaaataa